The genomic window CCCCGACGCGCCCGGAGACCATGAGCCCGGCGAACACCGGTCCGAGCTCCCGCGTGATGGAGAGGGCCACCACCGACCCGACAAGGCTGGTCGCCTGAAATCGCTGGAAGCCCGACCAGCTCTGGAGGGAAATGACCATGCCGGTGAACGTCGCCGTCACGAGGACGACCGGCATCGACCGGATCCCCACCTCCTCCATCTGCTTCACGATGTTCCGTATTTCCGACGGCGGACGGAACAGCCAGGTGAGGCACTGCAGGAAGAGGACGAAGACGTTCCCCAAGTCCTCGACCATCCGGAACACCCGGGTCCCGAACTTCTCCAGGACCACGGAGAGTCCGTTGCGTTTCACCCGGTCAGCCAACGACGCGCCTCGGAATCCGCCGACCCACCTGCGTGAGGATCTCGTAGGGAATGGTCCCGGAGATACGGGCCAGATCGTCGGCCGTGGCCGCTCCTTCGCCCATCACCACGACGTCCGTCCCCCGCGAGACGCCAGGGATGTCGGTCACGTCCAGCATCGTGTGATCCATGCACACTCTTCCGGCGACCGGCGCCATGCGGCCCATCACCCCCATGGACGCGGCGTCGGAGAAGGAACGACGATAGCCGTCGGCGTATCCCAGCGGCACCACCGCGATCTTCCGCCGCTCGGGCCGGCGATATCCCCTCCCATAACTCACGGGATGGCCCGGGGGCAGCTCCTTGATCGAGATAATCTTGGTGACCAGCCGCATCACCGGCCGCAAGCCCAGCTCCGCGCCCAGCCCATCCGACGGAAGGCTGCCGTACAGGGTGATCCCGGGTCGGACCATGTCGAACGCGTATTCGCGGAAGGACAGGATGCCGGCGCTGTTCAGGGCGTGCACCGTGACCCCGGCACCGAACGCTTCCCGCATCGCCGCGATCCCCCGGGAAAAAACGGCGAGCTGGCCGAGGGTGAACTCCCGGTCGGCCGGTTCCTTCCCGTCTGCGGAAGAGAGGTGGGTCATCCAGCCCTCGACGCTCAGCTCCTTGCGCGACCTCACGGCCTCGATGATCATTGTCGCGCTCTCCGGAAGAATGCCCAGCCGGCCCATCCCCGTGTCGACCTTCAGGTGGACCGGGAACGGCCTGTCGCGGGTGGCCGCGGCGCGGGCCATATAGGGAATCTGGTCGGGATCGAAGAGGGCCGCGGAAAGGCCATTGGCGTGGGCCTCCTCGGCCTGCAGCTCGTCCACCCCGCCCAGCACGACAACCGGGCAGCGGATGCCCGCCTGGCGAAGCTCCACCCCTTCCTCCACGGTGGCCACGCCGAGCATCCTGACGCCTTCCTCCACGAGCGTCCTGGAGACGGGAACCGCCCCGTGGCCGTAGGCGTTCGCCTTCACGACGGCAAAGATGGAGGTCGACGGAGGAAGGAGGGAGCGCAAGGTCCGGTAATTATGCCGGAGCGCCGAAAGGCTGATTTCCGCCATCGTCGGCCTTGCCAACAGGAACACCTCGCCCGGGAGAAAAATGATCGATGTTGAAAAAGTTTAACCCACCCTCCCTCCCAAGTAAAGGCAACGGGGGCATTCCGCGTCGATCGTTTGACAACGAATCCGCCGGCAGCGTAACATATACGAACATAACCGCCAGGGGTGCTATTCGCTGAGAGCCCGGGGAGGGTTTCCGCCCAGGGCAACCCGTCGAACCTGATCCGGGTAATACCGGCGCAGGGAGCGTGGCCTTTCACGAACCGTACCTTTTGGGGTGCGGTTTTTCCTTTTTGGAGGTTCTCTCGTCCATGCTTCCGCAAAAGCAGCAAACCACCCTCCCCGTATCGTCGGGGGAGATCTTCCGGATGCTCGCCGCGGCTAGACCGTTCGCACGGAAGGAGGCGTTTTCGCTCCTTTTGTCCCTCTCCCCGCGGCGCAGGCTGCTCCCCTTCGAGGCGGCGCGGCTCCTTTTGACCGGCGACCCCATGGTGTGGGAGACGGCCGCCAACATGGCCCGGGCGGTTCGCGAGGAGGTGTTCGGGCGCCGGATCGTCCTCTTCGCCCCCCTCTACCTGTCCAACGAGTGCGGCAACAACTGCCTCTACTGCGGCTTCCGAAAGGGAAACCGGGAAGCCCGGCGGATCACGCTCTCCCCGGAAGCGGCGGTTGCCGAAGCACGCTTCCTCGAGAAGAAAGGGTACCACCGGCTGCTGCTGGTGACCGGGGAGCATCCCCTCCGGACCCGGCCGGGATACATCGCCGACGTCCTGCGGGCGATTTACCGCGAGACGGGGATGCGCATCCTCCATGTGAACGCCGCTCCCATGCCGGTCGATGACCTCCGGATGCTGAAAGAAGCCGGCGCGGGCGTTTACCAGGTGTTCCAGGAAACATACCACCCGGAGACCTACGCGGCGATGCACCCGTCCGGAGCGAAAGCCGACTATGCCTGGCGGCTGACGTGCATGGACCGAGCGATTCCGGCGGGCTTCGGCGACGTCGGGATCGGGGCGCTCTTGGGCCTGTACGATTACCGGTTCGATGTCCTCTCGGTTCTTCGGCATGCCGAGCACCTTTTCGATTCGTTCGGGACCTTCCCGCACACGATTTCCGTGCCGCGCTTCAGGAGGGCGTTCGGCTCCCCGCTCCCGTCCGCGCCCTGCCCGGTGTCCGACGCGGAGTTCGAGAGGATCGTCATCGTCTACCGGCTATCGGTTCCCTCCGCCGGCGTGGTGGTCACGACCCGCGAGCCCGCCGCGATCCGGGAGCGGGTTCTGGACATCGGGGCGTCCCAGATCAGCGCCGGATCCAAGACCAATCCCGGGGGATACGCGGAAGGCCTGCGCAGGCACGAGGCCGAGCAGTTCGAGGTGGACGACACCCGGCCGCTTGAGGAAATCGTCCGGAGGGTGCTCGCCAGAGGGTATCTCCCCTCCCTGTGCACCAGTTGTTACCGGCGGCACCGCACGGGGAACACCTTCACGGAGATGGCGGTGGACGGTCACATCCGCGATTTCTGCATGCCCAACGCGCTGCTCACGCTGGCCGAATTCGCAATCGCCACGGAGGACAACGCGTTGCGGGAGGAGTGCATCGCCGCCGTGCGAGACGGCAGGAAGGAACTGGAAGGGTCCCCGCTCTTGCCGGAGTTCGATCGCAAGATCGCGCGCGTGCTCGAGGGCGACAGGGATCTCTTCTTCTGAAGGGCGGGAGGCATTGGAAATCGTCGTCAACGGGGAGCTCCGCGCAGTCGCAGAGGGTGCGACCGTCCGATCGTTGTTGCGCGAACTCGATCTGCCGGAATCCCGGGTCGCCGTGGAGCGGAACCGGGCCATCGTCCGGAAGACCGATTACGCGGACATGGGGCTTTCCAATGGAGACCGGATCGAGATCGTCACTTTCGTGGGAGGAGGGTAACGATGGACACGCCGCTAACGATCTCGGGAAAGACGTTCCGGTCCCGTCTGCTGGTAGGGACGGGGAAATACCCGGACTACCCGACGATGGTCAAGGCGCTCGAGGCTTCGGGGGCCGAGATCGTCACGGTGGCCGTGCGAAGGGTCAACCTGGACCGGAGCAAGGAGTCGCTCCTCGACCACATCGACCCGAAAAAATACACCCTCCTGCCGAATACGGCAGCCTGCTACACGGCGGACGACGCGGTCCGCACCTGCCTCCTCGCGCGGGAGGCGGGGATGTCGAACCTGGTGAAGCTCGAGGTGATCGGCGACGAGAAGACCCTCTTCCCCGACACGGAAGGGCTGCTTGCTGCGGCCCGGACGCTTGTCAAGGAAGGGTTCATCATTCTCCCCTACACCAACGACGACCCCGTCATGGCGAAGAAGCTCGAGGACGCGGGCTGCGCAGCGGTCATGCCGCTGGCTGCCCCCATCGGCTCCGGGCTGGGAATCCGGAACCCGTACAACATCCGGATCATCCTCGAGACCGTGAAGGTGCCGGTGATCGTCGACGCGGGCGTGGGGACCGCCTCCGACGCGGCCGTGGCGATGGAACTCGGGTGCGACGGGGTCCTGATGAACACGGGAATCGCGGGGGCGAAGGACCCCGTGGGGATGGCCGAGGCAATGCGGGAGGCGGTTTCGGCAGGACGCAAGGCGTTCCTGGCGGGCCGGATCCCGAGGAAGCTCTACGCCACGGCCTCCTCCCCGATCGACGGAACCTTTTTCTGAAAGGGAGGCGGATGAAGATCGACTTCCGGGTCTACCTCCTCACCGACCGGAAGCTTTGCCCCGGAGGGGAGATCCTGGAAACCGTGGAAAGGGCCCTGGACGGCGGCGTCCGCGCCGTCCAGCTGCGGGAAAAGGATCTTTCGGGGAGGGAGCTGTTTCGCCTGGCGGAGCGGATGCGCAAGCTTACGGAGGGATACGGAGCAAGGCTTCTGATCAACGACCGCGCGGACGTGGCCATGGGTGTCGGCGCGGACGGCGTCCATCTGGGGGTTCTCTCCATCCCGCCGCGCGAGGCCAGACGCTTCCTCGGCCCGCAGGCCGTCATCGGGTGCTCCGCGCACAACGCGGAGGAACTGCGGGAAGCCGAGATGGGGGGAGCCGATTTCGTCACGTTCGGGCCGGTCTATCCCACGCCTTCCAAGCGTCCTTTCGGCCCGCCGGTGGGGATTCCCGCGCTCGCCTCGGCGTGCCGGACGGCAGGCATCCCGGTCTTCGCCCTCGGGGGAGTCGGGCCGGGGAACCTGGAGGAGGTCATGCGGGCGGGAAGTTTCGGGATCGCGCTGATTTCGGGGATCGTCGCGGCGGCGGACCCGCGCGCGGCGGCGGCCGCCCTCACGGAGTACTTTGCGCCAGGCCCGGGCCGCGTAAAAGCAGAAAGGGAAGGTGCGCCATGACGTTATTGCATCGCGCGAGAACGGGGAAGCTCCCGGAGGAAATCGCGAAGGCGGCCGCGGAGGAAGGAGTCTCTCCGGAGAAACTCCGGGAACTGGTCGCCGGAGGGCGAGCCGTGGTCCCCAGAAACCGCAAGCGCCGCGAAATCCGTCCCGTCGCCATCGGCGAGGGGCTGCGCGTCAAGATCAACGCCAACGTTGGGACCTCCCGCGACCGCACGGACATCGATGTCGAGCTCGAAAAGACCCGGGTCGCCGTCGCGGCGGGCGCCGACGCCGTGATGGACCTCTCCACAGGGGGACCCATCGATAAGATCCGGCGGGCCATCCTCGCCGAATGCCCCGTCCCAGTGGGGACCGTCCCCATCTACCAGGCCGCGGTGGAGGCCGCTTCCCGCAGGAAATCCTGGGTCGAGCTCTCCGCCGACGACTTCTTCGACGGGATCCTCAAGCAGGCCGAGGACGGCGTCGATTTCATGACCGTCCACTGCGGCGTCACGCGGGAGGCGCTGGCGCGGCTCGTCCGGGAAGGCCGCCGGCTGGACATCGTGAGCCGCGGCGGATCGCTGCTGGCCGAATGGATGGAGCACAACGGCCGCGAGAACC from Deltaproteobacteria bacterium RBG_16_64_85 includes these protein-coding regions:
- a CDS encoding alanine racemase, yielding MLARPTMAEISLSALRHNYRTLRSLLPPSTSIFAVVKANAYGHGAVPVSRTLVEEGVRMLGVATVEEGVELRQAGIRCPVVVLGGVDELQAEEAHANGLSAALFDPDQIPYMARAAATRDRPFPVHLKVDTGMGRLGILPESATMIIEAVRSRKELSVEGWMTHLSSADGKEPADREFTLGQLAVFSRGIAAMREAFGAGVTVHALNSAGILSFREYAFDMVRPGITLYGSLPSDGLGAELGLRPVMRLVTKIISIKELPPGHPVSYGRGYRRPERRKIAVVPLGYADGYRRSFSDAASMGVMGRMAPVAGRVCMDHTMLDVTDIPGVSRGTDVVVMGEGAATADDLARISGTIPYEILTQVGRRIPRRVVG
- a CDS encoding [FeFe] hydrogenase H-cluster radical SAM maturase HydG; the protein is MLPQKQQTTLPVSSGEIFRMLAAARPFARKEAFSLLLSLSPRRRLLPFEAARLLLTGDPMVWETAANMARAVREEVFGRRIVLFAPLYLSNECGNNCLYCGFRKGNREARRITLSPEAAVAEARFLEKKGYHRLLLVTGEHPLRTRPGYIADVLRAIYRETGMRILHVNAAPMPVDDLRMLKEAGAGVYQVFQETYHPETYAAMHPSGAKADYAWRLTCMDRAIPAGFGDVGIGALLGLYDYRFDVLSVLRHAEHLFDSFGTFPHTISVPRFRRAFGSPLPSAPCPVSDAEFERIVIVYRLSVPSAGVVVTTREPAAIRERVLDIGASQISAGSKTNPGGYAEGLRRHEAEQFEVDDTRPLEEIVRRVLARGYLPSLCTSCYRRHRTGNTFTEMAVDGHIRDFCMPNALLTLAEFAIATEDNALREECIAAVRDGRKELEGSPLLPEFDRKIARVLEGDRDLFF
- a CDS encoding thiamine biosynthesis protein ThiS; translation: MEIVVNGELRAVAEGATVRSLLRELDLPESRVAVERNRAIVRKTDYADMGLSNGDRIEIVTFVGGG
- a CDS encoding thiazole synthase is translated as MDTPLTISGKTFRSRLLVGTGKYPDYPTMVKALEASGAEIVTVAVRRVNLDRSKESLLDHIDPKKYTLLPNTAACYTADDAVRTCLLAREAGMSNLVKLEVIGDEKTLFPDTEGLLAAARTLVKEGFIILPYTNDDPVMAKKLEDAGCAAVMPLAAPIGSGLGIRNPYNIRIILETVKVPVIVDAGVGTASDAAVAMELGCDGVLMNTGIAGAKDPVGMAEAMREAVSAGRKAFLAGRIPRKLYATASSPIDGTFF
- a CDS encoding thiamine-phosphate diphosphorylase, with product MKIDFRVYLLTDRKLCPGGEILETVERALDGGVRAVQLREKDLSGRELFRLAERMRKLTEGYGARLLINDRADVAMGVGADGVHLGVLSIPPREARRFLGPQAVIGCSAHNAEELREAEMGGADFVTFGPVYPTPSKRPFGPPVGIPALASACRTAGIPVFALGGVGPGNLEEVMRAGSFGIALISGIVAAADPRAAAAALTEYFAPGPGRVKAEREGAP